A window of Nicotiana sylvestris chromosome 8, ASM39365v2, whole genome shotgun sequence genomic DNA:
cttggtcctgaagtaccatatcttagtgcaattggtgtattaatgtatcttgctaatattacaaggcctgacataactttttcagttaatgtcttagcaagatatagctctgctcctacaaggagacattggaatggaatcaaacacatattgcggtatcTAAAAAGGACTACCGATAtgagcttattttatggcaacaATTGCAGTCCCGATCTggttggttatgccgatgctgggtatttatctgacccacACAAGGCTCGgatctcaaacaggttatgtgtttacctgtggaggcactgccatatcttggcgatcgactaagcaatcaattgtggctacttcatctaatcatgctgagataattgctattcatgaagcaggTCGAGAGTGtgtgtggttgaggtctataacaTTTTATttgagacaaatgtggtttgaaatgtgacaagttacccacaattttgtatgaagataatgcagcatgcatagctcaattgaagcgaggattcataaaaggagatagaacaaagcatatttcaccaaagttatttttcacacatgatcttcaaaagaatggtgatatcaatgtgcaacagattcgctCAAGTGATAacatggctgatttgttcacaaaatctctaccaacgtcaaccttcaagaagctagtgtacaaaatcgggatgcgaaggctcaaggatgtgaattgatgctctcatcagggggagttaatgcgcgttgcactctttttcccttacaaagttttgtcccactgggttttccttgcaaggtttttaacgaggcaaccaaaaggcgtattattaaacatgtgtactctttttccttttctagaatgtttttttcccattgggttttattttagttaaggttttaatgaggcacattacttatcgagtagacattcaagggggagtgttatgaatagaattctatttagagtgaatgtctatcttgtagagagttttactttgtggctaagtcatttttcccctataaatagaggggtcttaccccattataaatcatcccaaaattcaataagaattactctctctttctctacaaTATtgttcttttacttttattattttatctcAACTAGTGTATTTATTTCCTCAACTGAATGCCaataattttatctttatttaaaataatatatattctttcatttttcatagtaTCGAGCTTTATTCActagtttttattattatttctcaTCTATTTACTGGTTCTTTAAcccgcgccagaaactatttacatctgatagtcgaaaaagtgtataaaacttgtataatttttgtatataacatacataatgtatatatatacaaaaaatatacaaattttatatatattttttactattatttttatagcggctatacaatgtcatttttaaaaaaagtaacgTGTATCCTTAATCGCTTCAGCTACAACCTAACATGTcgtttctttaattcttttaaatatttttatgtattCTGCTTGTTCTACGATCATCTTGACTGAGAATAAGAGTTTTGACCTTGTGGCCTGTGAGGTTATCGTTTTGTAATTACAAATGCTTTCAGTATTTATGATAGAGAAAAATGATGAGGGGCCAATTAGATCTTGGATTCCATTAAGTTAGTAGACATTTCATTTCCACTAATCAGAGATGCAGTTATTTATGGCATAGCATCATCCCTTGTAGTAGTTGTACAATATGATAGGATTAGCACCCTATAAGTTAAAGCATTAATTAGCACCATACATGCAAATATTTCACTGGGAAAAAGGAATGTTTCCAATCTAATTGAGGTCTGTCATCCAGGAAAATGCAACTGGACTCCTCACTTGATTTTCAGCATTTTCCCATGAAATCCAACCAAATGCATTCCCTGTTTTAACACCTTTCTTGGACACAAATGTGACTGTGTAATGGAGTTTTTCTCCTACTTTCTTGAATACAAGCTTTGGCGGCTTCACAGTCGCTGTAACAGATGAAGGAGCATCTATGGCTACTTCATACACAGACTCTGCAGCTCCAACATTGGTCACTTCCCGAGTGTAACGAACAACTCGTGTTGAGTTAATCCCAAACAAGACCGAGAACGAGGGGTAATTGATCTGCCCAGCGTCTGCAAACTTGTTTGCACAAGTGAAGTTGACTCTTTTGACAATAGCTTGTATTTGATCCATAGGGTAGTCCAAGGAGCACAAGAACTTGATATGATCCTGAATTCTAATGTCGTACACGAGTCCTGGGGAGAGTGCTTTCTGGGGATTTACATGGCCTGATCCATGAGCCAATGGATTGGAAAATATACCGTCCTCTGCAGAATCACGAAACGAGGAGTTGGTGTTATCTTGATTGTACGCAGTTGTCATGATTGCTGATTTAATCGCGCTTGGACTCCATTCTGGATGTACAGCTTTTATCAATGCAGCAACTCCTGTAACATGAGGACAAGCCATAGAAGTGCCAGAAATGATATTGAATGAAGTCTTTCGCGTATCAACATCAAGTGAAGTTGGCCCTACATTTTCAGGCCAAGCTGCCAAGATATTCACTCCAGGACCAATGACATCAGGCTTTAATATCTGAGGAGCAATTGCATTTGGCCCTCTTGAGCTAAATCCAGCGACAACTGGGGATGGTTTAACTTTCACCACTGTCCCAAGAAAAGTAAAATCAACTGTTGGATTGCTTTCTGTTTTCACATATTCTCTTATTACATCCCCCACCTTCCTCCCAACAGCCACTGCAGGCAATAATTGGCTATCCGCGACTAACTCCTCTCCTGTTTCGGGTGTATTGGCTAATATCATCCCTATTCCATTTGCTTCCTTCACTACCAGTCCCTTCTCAACTCTATCATTAGCCCCCCGGTCACATAATACTACTTTTCCACGAACCACATTTGGATCAAGCGAACCACGTAAGCACAAATTGCTAGACGAGTTGTTTCCTTTTGGGTAAATTAAGCTCAGTGATTTATTTTCCATTTCTTTTCCACTATACAACGACACACCTTGAAGTCTTTGGCCATTACCCAAAGTAACAAAAGCAGGAAAGTCTCGGTCAAGAGTTGCAGCACCAACAGTAATTACCCATGGAGCCGTGTTCACAACTGTTGATATCCTAGGACCATCATTCCCGGCTGAACACGACACAAGAATGCCTTTCTCAATAGCAGCGAAAGCACCTAGAGCAATGGCATCGTTGTAATATGTTGTTGCATTATTAGACAATGACACGGACAATACATCAACACCATCCATAATAGCACGGTCGAAGGCAGCAAGAATATCAGAGCCAGCACAAGTTTCATTCCAGCACACTTTGTAGCTCGCTATACGGGCTTGTGGTGCCATCCCTCGTGCAGTCCCTTTCGCATAGCCAAAGAGACTAGCATTTGCCACAATGGATCCTGCATGCAATATGAGTTCAACTGAATCCAGCCTTTTTGACacgatatatatatacacacgagAATAATTACTAACTTTCAATAAATAGCACGTAATTTATTAAATGCATCAAGTTTAAATCTTGAATAGGCCACTACCTGCAGCTGTGCTCGCAGTATGAGTGCCATGACCGTTATGGTCCCGGGGCGATTCAATCTCCTTAGAGCAGCTGCTAGAGACCTTACAACCTTTAACAAAATACTGAGCACCAATAAGTTTCTTATTGCAACGCACATTCGGGTCGAAATCAGGTGCCGATTGGCATTCACCACGCCATCTAGACGGCACATTAGACATGCCCACATCACTAAAACTTTTAGACTCGGGCCAAATTCCACTATCAAGAACTCCAATAATAACATCTTGAGCAGCATTATTTAATTCTGGTAAAGTACGTCCAGCCCATGAATTGAGATTATCGAGGCCAAGAAATTCAGGGGTACGGGTTGTTTGAAGGGTGTAAAAAGTGTCTTCATAGACATTAACGACAGAATCAGATTGGCGGAGTAAATCAACTTCATGGGGATAAAGACTTGCAGCAAAACCGTGAGAGGCAATGTCGTAAGTGTAGAGAAGAGAATTTTTATTTGAAGAAGTGAGAGACTGGAGATAGGATTTGTACCATTGATGGTGAGTAGAGAAAGAAGGAGGTTTGAGGTGATGTTTCATGTGTACAATGTAGGTTTTTTTGGTGGGAATTGCAGCCATTGATGAGTGGAGAAAGAGAAGTAGAATGGTGTACAACAAAATTACTGCTCCCATTAGTAAAGAAAACAGAAGAGGATGAAAATGATACTGACGAAATAAACAAAGAAGATGAGCAAACTGTGTGTGAAAGAGAGAAAAGGAGGGGTTTTTATTTTCAGTTACCACCTTATTTTAAGTCAAATTTTGACCCTGAAATTATATATCTTGAGATTAGGATGAACTTTGGTTTGAAGTGTATAATTGATTCCCTTTTTTATGTCTTCAGGTATATGGTTGCGGATATACTTTATCATTCAATTGAGTTTGACCATATTTTATACTTTCTCCATTTTGATCCTACATGGTGATGTTTGCTTCGTCGAAGAGGTTTTAGGGGAATAGAAAAGATTTTAAGACTTATGTTCGTGTGGTTATAAAATATAttattacaaataaaataaaagttttaaagttaaaaattatGTCATAGAAATGGGTGATTCTTCTTTTTTAGactctttttaaaataaaacagcAAGAGTAATAATTAGTTTAAGTAGATGCATTGACTTATGTTCTTAAATAATAGTGATGAATTTCTTTATCGACAGATGCCACCAATTTACTCTCGTTAGCTTAAGTTGAAAATTAAACTGTGTATATTTATTCTAGCCAAAATACCTTACCACTCCCTAAACTTGACATGGATTATTAGTTACAGCCTTAAATTATTTGTGATCTTAATTACCCCTCAATTTGGCCTTTTGAGAGCCAGTACCCCCTGAATGCTGATGTGGCAAAGAGTATGGGTGCACTCGCCTACCACGTGGATTATTCTGTATATGTaaaatttttataaaaaataaaatatatttttacctttataagtatgttacttttttagataattttgtTCGAATCCAATTTTCCAAATGCTTTTTTCTATGACAGTGCTGTTCAGGTCAATTTACTCATACCTTGATAAGTTGTATACATTCCTTAAAATCGGCGAAGTATAAAACACATAAATTATATGTGTGCAATGCCTGGGGTCTATGTGCTTcaataaggaataaagaaattagaGTTCATTTTACTTAAGCTGAGAGATTCAAAATAGAATGCTAAATGTGTTTAGTAGTCTAAAGTCTAAACTGGGGAATTAGGGGAAAGTGAATTAAATCCAATTATAACTACAGAGTCTGTCGAGCTCAGGGCGAATTAAATGGGATGAGATAGTCATAAACGTTGCATGAGATAAGGACATAATTAATTTGACTACAAGATTTAGGTAGAAATGACAATCATGTGGCCACTTTAAAAGAACTGTTACTTAGAAATTAGTTAGTGCGTCCTGAACTTTAGTTTTCTGTTCAATTTTTTGGGATAAAAATGTCCTGCATTATCCTGAAATTAAGgttttagtttaaaattcaagACAAAATAAGTACCGACTGATCCCTAAATGACATCCCTGAAAATACTTATTTGTGCACTTGGTTTATTTTTTCCTCTCCTTtagctttttttatttttgacttttacttttttttcttctaatttgcCAGTAGTTATTACGAGGCTTTAACCGTTCATTGagattttgtgtgtgtgtgtttgggaGGGAgaagggagggggggggggggtgttgttGCAATATGAAAAACTAGATGGCTcagaaaattaaaattaaatcttGATGTATGAAACTTTAACATAAAAACGAAAAATATATGCTGTCAATGATTTTACTTCAAATTGTATCAAGATTATTAGATTGCACGAAATGAAATTTTCGATCGAAGACTTCATTCCGAAGGGATATGATACAGTTTCCTCTACCGAGAATCAGATTCATTTGAAAATAACAGAATGGCAGCTTTtggtaattataaaatgctaaaACTCAATTAGTTCTTCTATATATAAGCTACGTTCGAGCATAAATATTCCACAGGCGAAAGCGCACACAAATAATAGCTACCAATCTAACATTTCAtaatttaagagttaatttgAATAAATTTGTTTACacttaaaatcggataacaattgaatttatatgcgattttaaggatacgtgatgtAACTTGATACAAATTGAAAAAACAGATTAATACTGAGATTAATGATAAGAAAATAAAGACAAACCATCCAAATTGAAAAGTCTTAGCCTTGAAGTTTGATCACCCTCGAGCAAGAAAGCGCCACAATCGATATCAAAACAAAATCACAAGATAATAAGAACTAGAAATAATAGTGTATTGCCTTTTGATGCATATTACAATGTGTGTTACAAATGATCAGATCCCTTTATATAGTAAGGGAATCCTACTTTAGATACAATTCTACAAAaggtaagaaatctcatgattagctAATCAGTGGGTCTCTTGCGGATAGTGCCGAGATTTCCGTCGTGCCGTGATATCCGACCGGTCACGGATATTACAGCCTTCCGTTATTCGGTCCGATAGTATTTCCTCGAGCTTGATCGGGGACGAGGTTGGTTCCGGAGTTACGAGCTCGATGATATATTCTAACTTCGTACCTTGATCCAGAATCGATCTCCAACCCATCTCATTTCAGTCTCGATCTTTCGTGCAGCATGCGAGCCCGGTTTcaaccatatacagatagtcccctcatttttccGAGAGTTAATGACGAGAAacgattgtgagcacgtgatttttgttttgcgcgacaatcgctccaaaagaataaaaaaataataacaattggtcctgctgtacaatttttggatttctgtacggcactttgttaattatttgtgacttttgcccatttttatttttatttttatttaaaaacaaaatacaaaagatgtgtgtgtcatgcataattcgaaccgtaatccggttgttaaatagaaaatcataaataagcATCCtcgtccgtgatttttgttttgtttgattttacctattttgaaatattttaatgtgtgtgcaaataattgtattaagtgtgtatttaattttaatttgattttgcttaggtttgtttttaaaataaagaagaaaaaagaaataaaaaaaaatcttcttcttccggacttgggccaattttaaataaattggcccaaaacaaactcagcccaaaaccaggcctgcccggtccacaccagctaaacaccagagcgtccaaacgacgtcgtgttaatccaggttgatctgggccgttgatctcagattgatcaacggccaagatcacctccccataacccactgatgaccccgacccgtttccacccggatcaacccaaaccctctaaaagatgaaacgacaccgtttccttcgagctgaaggatcctggcccttcatcgcatctcatccaacggccaggatccacctacccactaactatataagtcgttaaccttaccctgcccccctatccaataccccagcttctGTCTTCACCttcttccccatcaaaccctagagccgcccctgtatccttcaccatgaaaaccggcggcatgaacgccggtgaccttcaccttaacaccctagaatcccctggcCATCCTAAACATAGATCTGTTAACTACTTAACTCAAAtaccatcccaccttctcgaatcttcatttgaagattcgagttaaaactcgatctacaccgtttaaccccagtttcacaccagacactccccagacccctcgtgaccaaaccatgcttggtttggtccgaatctgatcagggaagcatgaatcccagatctgatttttggaactttgtggttcttcgtcactggtccatatccgttcaaaccgaagagattaaggtctaatggaccttaatcgaagtgtttctcatccgagaaacacttcgtttaaaagtccatccaaccttaaagaaggtctgttcaaacaccagtggatttttctgatttgttccttaaaaagcttctaaggtgagttaattttcttttctttatttcagttcgtaTGTTTGTGTGTTGTTAAAGGTCTGTCCGTATGGCCaaactttttgttttgtgtttttgaactgctattgtctaccttggccggacctctgtattcagtcaagtctttcttcataatgcgtgtgtataaaatgtatgttcaattgaattcgtaattagtcattcatttagttcctagggcctttctgtgttaacattgcaatatgaaccccttatgtgatactgttaaatgtctgatttttggctacgattgtatgtgttaatgctaatatagtcgagtcgacatatgtcgtcaattagtttcaactgtctgaacaagaataaatcgatttgcttctgttgaacattgcctgaatcaattaagaactaagttcagttacttatagttgttaatgtgatttcagaaacctaaggcttggtctgtaattgtaatctgaattgatgtcatgtgcatttgtgcacaacatgtgcataaaggtcctgtttgaattaaaatagtttgacagcatatgctgtcagactacattctgctgcccatactctactttaacctcagaaataataaacattacttaaagtgagtctgccagggaatattatgggtttttgttcatacttaattagccaagtggaatctgaaaatgtgaaggcacatgggaggggtgttgtgatattctaaacaggctgttaaaggtttgattttaggcttataaaaggcaGACTGCCATCAGTTTTAAGGGGACAGAGATAGAGGAGAAAAGAAAGAGGGATACCACCTGATATTGAAGAGGAGaacatatagagagagagagagagaggattaggaatAGACATACAGAGGGGGACAcacagagagagaaagagagagagggaaTTGTGAAGAAAAGTATAGGGGGACACCTGATATTAGAGAGCATATAGGAGACAGAGGGAGGAGAGGAATACATCTGATATTAGGGAACACACATAGGGAACTCAAACTGGACTGGGGTTTGGGATTTTCAGAACATAAGAGAGAAGATAGATTTAAGAAGAGAGAGCTGAATACATACTtattaacacacacagacagataCAAGGGAGAAAGGATAGGAAAATCAGGAACTGTTTTCTTCACATTGTCATCTGGATTTCATTTGTTCTTCTGCTTATTCTGTTCCTTGCAAATTTAAACTGAGCTCACTGGTTGTAGTTTGCATTGGGTTACTTCCTGAAGTTTGGCCTATCTGGGGTTTTCTATTTCCACTGCCCTGTTTGTTGCCTGCTGTTATtgctgctgcacttgttgccattgttactccGCTGATttccctcttcttcaattgtcaaatatttccaggtacacaacttctgaaaccatgtgttgttgaaagtttgaagttgaagcagaaataaagaaatgaacatctgtttatgttataatactagtgttcaaaataggttgaatgttagtttggcctgtatttgtttaactgcaaactgcaaacattctGTATAAATTAATATATATTCTAAGGTGAGATGAACAATTAGATAGCATTGGCTTGATAGATCAGATGTGTTTTAAAGCATGCAACCGTTagttttgtttcagttatgatataataacatagaatcatagcaAGCATATGTATGTATTTCTGCCTAGATCTCTGAACCATCGAATCTGCTACATTCGTTTCTATTTGACTTCaagataagtgtaccccaaactaAATCTCATGCAGCGTTACGTTAACATGGTAATAATGTATGCTGACCCTTTTACTGGACTACTTGTTTCTACATagtttcggtatagattcttttgatgattgttgagaaaaactaataatcctttttgagttcaattagtagtaattttcataataaaacagccgatttcttttatcaatttcaaatagtttagagtgttaagaatagaacttggaggtcgttaaacataactcaatatatgttgttagtttgtttgcaatctcacttagcgaattaataagcatattcacttgttgaagacaaagcatgcggtaaccctcacctcatgaacaatcaatcaggtaatcaaacaagtttaggttcggcaaacataataaggattcagtccgtatttgtccaaaccagcaaaattcggcatcatccttttctttaaagataaatgtagtaaagacgtagtcattgtagggtacccttctaaaataatgagacgagcctcgccgaataaaaaggcaaattgcggggccctcaataattggtcataataaatacttagaatttgggatggactgtttagtgaattccactgccttccccaaagataataacgcgttagactttttaggcgcgacttaattaaattacattcttaaattcgggtgcgcatttatgtgacccaaattcaaatctcaacggagtcgaaatgtgttaacaactacgggtgcattgattgtgacgtggttcgagatgcattttcacgacgttgcaattctataaaaataaatgataataataaaagcggtttaaacttaataaaagcacataagtcacaacatgtatttaaatcagatatttagccattataacaatttaagcgaccgtgctagaaccacgggattcgagggtgcctaacaccttccctcgggtcaacagaattccttacttagaatttctggttcgcagacttcatttggaaaagtcaaaaatttcctcgatttgggattcgagataaatcggtgacttgggacaccaaaaaccaaacctttcccaagtggcgactctgaataaaaataaataatcccatttcgaatattgtcacttaaattggaaaaactccctcgcgcattttctacccttcggggcgggcgcgcaaaaaggaggtgtgacaacgatATGACCCCTCGATCTTCGTCTCGATTCTATGCACCAGAAATGACAAAACTGATGAAACGTCTCGTCAGTCACGTCTTTAAAGGCATTAAATGCTCGTGAGTTACTCGTAAGCTATAAAGGGTTTTGAACCGTCGTTTGCAAATTATAAATACTCAAACCTTCTTTCATTCAAACTTTACGTTTAAACCTCTTCTGGTCTTGTTCTCAAAAAAAAACTTTGCATTCTCTAATACTCGTACTAGATTTCTTGAGGCTTTTGCAAGAATTTTCGCTTATTTTCATTCCAAAATATTAAGCGTGACcttttaacttcttcttttttatctCTATTCAAAAGAAAAATGGTGAAAACTTCTAAGACTGTTCCGCAAAAAGAAACTCCCTCTGCCTCGCGATCGGCTGAAGAAGAAAATGCTCCGTCTACTATCGCCGAGGAAAAGACATCGGAGCCCTCCTTGACTTCGTTCGTTCCTATGGGATGCTCAACTAGTGCCAACTTTAAAGTTGAAAAAACCTCTTCTGTACCAGGTCGATGCGAGCCGGTCTCGAGGTATATATGCTCCATCATTGATGATCTTCTCTCCAAAGTCAAGGAAGACTGTAATTGGGCCGGTAAGCACGTGGTGGTGCCTAAGCCCGAGGAGTCAATCATTACCCACGTGGAGGGTTTTCTAAGTATTTACACTTATCTCTTCACGTTGGGCCCTCTGGACCCGGTCATTATCGCCTTCTGTATGAGGTGACCCTCGGTCATATTCATCCCTCCTTCTGGAGGATAGTGATTCTTCTCCACTTCTTTGTAAGCAAGATCGACAAATACCCCTTCACCATCGATCATCTCATGCGTATGTACAGTCGCCGACTCTACTGAGGGGGATTGATAAAACTCTCCCATCGGGCCTCGAAGGCCCCATTCTCGAGCATAGACGAGATCGGGAATAGGCTGGTTGGGCCGATTCGTTCGAATGAAGACCTCGGACTTTATCCCGGCCAAAGACATGCCATTTTCCGAAAAATGAAACATGAAACGTAAGTATAACCTTGCCTTTTAAGATTTCATTTACTGTTTTCTCCTTCTTACCGTTGTTTCGTGATGCAGCTGTTGCTCGGATGCCGGATGTAGTTCCCCGACTCAAGGAGTGGATCGAGAGCATTGTATCACAGAAGCCCTACTCCGAGAGCGCATGGCGCGAACTTTTAAAGGGCCGGTAGGAGGCCTGTTCTCACGGTAAGATACTTTCCTAGAGAAACATCATTTGAGGTTTCTTTTCGAGCTTACTCATCTCTTTTTTGTTCGTTGGCCTCGGGAAAGATGTTGCAATGAGGCCCCCATCTGGTGATGAAGATATCCTCCCCCAGCCACCTGCTCCGAAGCAGCacaaagagaaaaaaggaaaggggCTCCGAGTTCGGAAAGCATAAACCGAAAAAGAGGCAGGCTCGCAAACCTAAGGAAAGCACTAGTGCCCTCCCATCGAACTCAATCCGCCGACTGAGGGATGAGTCcgaagaagaataagaaaattTCGAGCTAGTGGCTCGGGTGCGAGTCCATAATGCATTGCCTCAATCCAGTGAGGCTGCCGAGAGGGCATTGGCCGGGATATCTTAACCGAAAAGGAGTGAGGCTTCTTTGCCCCAAGCTAGGGGGGTCGAGAGGGATACCGGGGCTGATACTTCTTGAGCAAAGGAAAGTGCCCCGAAAGATGCGCTTGGGGCGATTGACCTCACCGAGTCTCCTCTGTTCTCCGATTCCATGATTAACGAGGCTGACATGCTAGAAGGTCGTTCACACGAGGGACCTCAGGGGGGCGGCAGATCTCAACAACTTCTTAGATGGCTTAGAATCTACTGTCTGGGAGGACGTCACCGGGTTTGGTGACTTACCGGTGCCGAAGAAGGCACCATCTTCGGGAGCCAGTGGGTCTTATTCGAGCCCAAGGATAGTGGATCAGTTCCTAGCTCCGAGTGTTGATCCTGACCGAAAGTGGTCAATAGTTATCTCTATCTCGGAGGATGCCCGAATTTTCTCTGCCCCCGTGGGGGTTTCTAGCTATCTTCGATGCTTGGTGACTGAAGAGGACCAAGCCAAGATGGATGAGGTAGAGGCGCCCTGCCTGTTCAAAGAAGCTCAACCGGCGTTAAATCGGGTAACTTCAAGTGCCTCTTTATTATGTACTTTAGATTTTAAGTTGCACGAAATCGTAACatttttctttatgctttgcAGGCCTCGGTACTTCACCATGAAACTTTCCTCCGATATCGGAAGGAATTGACCCAACACGAGGCCGAGGTTCGGGAGCTTACTGAGAAGAGGGACACCTACAAGCTTCTCAGTAAGAAACTTTAGGTCGAGTTAAAAGCGGCTCGGAAGGAGCATACCGCATGGGTCGAGCAGGTAAATCGAGTACTTGAAGATAGTGATGACGATTTGGACACAGTGGCTAACGATCCGAACCTGCGGGTCCAAAATAGGGTTGAGCGGATGGGGTAGCTTCAGACGCATGTGGACACGATAAAAGATGAGGCCGAGGAGTAGAAGAAAAACATGAACCTCCTAGCCTCGGAAAAGGAGGCTGCCCAAGCACAAATAGCGTTGTTCGAGCCCCAGTTCCGAGCTGCAAAGAAAAGATCTCGTCCCAGGCCAAAATAATCGAGGAGATACGGTATCAACTAAGCTCGTCAGCTTCTGGCCAAGAAAATCTTACCAAGGAACTTGAGGCGGCAAGGTCAGAAATTATTGTGGTCAAGGTCGAAGCTGACGAGAAGGTGGC
This region includes:
- the LOC104218689 gene encoding subtilisin-like protease SBT1.8: MGAVILLYTILLLFLHSSMAAIPTKKTYIVHMKHHLKPPSFSTHHQWYKSYLQSLTSSNKNSLLYTYDIASHGFAASLYPHEVDLLRQSDSVVNVYEDTFYTLQTTRTPEFLGLDNLNSWAGRTLPELNNAAQDVIIGVLDSGIWPESKSFSDVGMSNVPSRWRGECQSAPDFDPNVRCNKKLIGAQYFVKGCKVSSSCSKEIESPRDHNGHGTHTASTAAGSIVANASLFGYAKGTARGMAPQARIASYKVCWNETCAGSDILAAFDRAIMDGVDVLSVSLSNNATTYYNDAIALGAFAAIEKGILVSCSAGNDGPRISTVVNTAPWVITVGAATLDRDFPAFVTLGNGQRLQGVSLYSGKEMENKSLSLIYPKGNNSSSNLCLRGSLDPNVVRGKVVLCDRGANDRVEKGLVVKEANGIGMILANTPETGEELVADSQLLPAVAVGRKVGDVIREYVKTESNPTVDFTFLGTVVKVKPSPVVAGFSSRGPNAIAPQILKPDVIGPGVNILAAWPENVGPTSLDVDTRKTSFNIISGTSMACPHVTGVAALIKAVHPEWSPSAIKSAIMTTAYNQDNTNSSFRDSAEDGIFSNPLAHGSGHVNPQKALSPGLVYDIRIQDHIKFLCSLDYPMDQIQAIVKRVNFTCANKFADAGQINYPSFSVLFGINSTRVVRYTREVTNVGAAESVYEVAIDAPSSVTATVKPPKLVFKKVGEKLHYTVTFVSKKGVKTGNAFGWISWENAENQVRSPVAFSWMTDLN